In one window of Temnothorax longispinosus isolate EJ_2023e chromosome 9, Tlon_JGU_v1, whole genome shotgun sequence DNA:
- the LOC139819573 gene encoding homeobox protein prospero isoform X1, producing the protein MMSSEEETECFALYGATTESKQQQLLKKQKRTRQRVDAGEPRNSYSSIPNFSSRPSFLGGGLYGSIFSGSGPPSHQQQQQPGQQQPQQHHQSQSQQQQQQQLQQQAGATGSQSHLGTATTGPTTQQHSAHAAFGFFGAPGFGPAKMLNELLGRQVKQASDAGGSPPEGGHGMTGAGMDPASNLQPGAVVNCDDPATADLTQHMLRDMLLQGRKLSALGVQEQPNNNNSIHSNNNNNTTAELLKSQHQQSPQQHQQNSDSARSGTVQSGGEESGDGNNVVNNANHSDRDTVMPGDAEDSAEDAASAARAMEEAFAEAGMEPGANLDGSDCEQSLPPSPTAPRSGSVSVKEEMQESMNIKRSPSHSPCPIVPKTETSSPTTEIKRARVENIVSTMRSSPALQPATVNGCKKRKLYQPQQQTVHHVLQHSVNDTMMDDEDESEEEEDPTTIRQKREEKDNLKIQLKMLHEQLAEMQQKYMELSSRMEPDTSESGDAPPSPQHQPQPPPRPPRPHPPPYNGLPALPPDHPHAAAAAMYHMGHKLYFEQQHAALERMKQHQEAAVRQQQQQQQQQQQRQQEQQQQQQQQQQQQHQRQSSPPPPSQSQQQSQNNTGPSTPQTPQMQSASTPIQHKDFQERLNVFRGAAAAASSSGPHITGADLEGLADILKTEITSSLTNLIDSIVSRFVQQRRFLGKQTEAAQAAAEQLNKDLLLASQMLERKSPRTKVVDRGAPQPPGGPNGPRGPLNGGPPPPQPTGFSQIGSIGGVPHGPHAGPTENNLNQMNQLPSHGRPSVGMFQTPKPPTIYAMQASMQAQQQQQHQQQHQQQREQQQREQQQRDQYCNMRGDERENRDSEQNEALSLVMTPKKKRHKVTDTRITPRTVSRILAQEGNGSQGGSDSPPPPPPPRPYHAPPPMLPVSLPTSVAIPNPSLHESQVFSPYSPFFNPHASHPGQVPPPGPHHLPASPPGGGVELRDSPPLPHPPAMLHPALLAAAQHGSPDYGHLRMDSNDRASDCNSGDISYDGIQPTISFSNTHMLKSAIDRKMTISLTAVNSSTLTPMHLRKAKLMFFWVRYPSSAVLKMYFPDIKFNKNNTAQLVKWFSNFREFYYIQMEKYARQAVSEGVKNVEDLRVGGDSEIYRVLNLHYNRNNHIEVWGPQVPSNFRYVVEQTLKEFFKAIQGGKDSEQSWKKSIYKVISRLDDPVPEYFKSPNFLEQLE; encoded by the exons ATGATGTCATCGGAGGAGGAGACCGAGTGTTTCGCCCTCTACGGAGCAACCACGGAAAGCAAGCAACAGCAACTCCTGAAGAAGCAGAAGCGCACCAGACAGCGCGTGGACGCCGGCGAGCCGCGCAACAGCTACTCGAGTATACCGAACTTTAGCTCCCGGCCATCCTTTCTCGGTGGTGGTCTATACGGCTCGATCTTCAGTGGTAGTGGACCGCCGTCACatcaacagcaacagcagccaGGGCAACAACAGCCACAGCAACATCACCAGTCGCAATcgcagcaacaacagcaacaacaactCCAGCAACAGGCTGGAGCGACTGGCAGTCAAAGTCATTTAGGTACAGCTACGACGGGTCCTACAACCCAGCAGCATTCCGCCCACGCGGCCTTCGGCTTCTTCGGGGCTCCGGGCTTCGGCCCCGCCAAGATGCTGAACGAGTTATTAGGAAGGCAGGTCAAACAGGCCAGTGACGCTGGCGGATCCCCGCCAGAGGGCGGTCACGGGATGACCGGTGCCGGCATGGATCCCGCCTCGAATTTGCAACCGGGCGCCGTGGTTAATTGTGATGATCCCGCCACGGCTGATCTCACGCAGCACATGTTACGCGACATGCTTCTGCAGGGGCGTAAACTCTCCGCTCTCGGCGTGCAGGAGCAGCCGAACAATAACAACAGTATACAcagtaataacaataacaatactACCGCGGAATTACTTAAATCACAGCATCAGCAGAGTCCCCAACAGCATCAACAAAATAGTGATAGTGCGCGTAGTGGAACAGTGCAGAGTGGCGGGGAAGAGAGTGGTGATGGTAATAACGTCGTGAATAACGCGAATCACAGTGACCGCGATACCGTGATGCCGGGCGATGCTGAGGACAGCGCTGAGGATGCTGCCTCTGCGGCACGCGCGATGGAGGAAGCCTTTGCCGAGGCCGGTATGGAACCGGGGGCGAACTTGGACGGATCGGATTGCGAGCAGAGCCTGCCTCCTAGCCCAACGGCACCAAGATCGGGCTCGGTCTCCGTCAAGGAAGAGATGCAGGAGTCGATGAATATCAAACGTAGCCCCAGTCACTCTCCTTGTCCGATCGTGCCGAAGACCGAGACGAGCTCTCCAACGACGGAGATTAAACGCGCCCGCGTGGAGAACATCGTCAGCACGATGCGCAGTAGCCCAGCGCTTCAGCCAGCAACGGTGAACGGTTGCAAGAAGCGCAAGCTCTATCAACCTCAGCAACAGACAGTGCATCACGTTCTCCAGCATAGTGTCAACGATACCATGATGGACGACGAAGACGAgagcgaggaggaggaggaccCGACGACGATCAGGCAGAAACGGGAGGAGAaagataatttgaaaatacaaTTGAAAATGCTGCACGAGCAATTGGCGGAGATGCAACAAAAGTACATGGAGCTCTCCAGTAGAATGGAGCCAGATACAAGTGAGAGCGGTGATGCGCCACCCAGTCCTCAGCATCAACCGCAACCACCACCGAGGCCACCACGACCTCATCCACCGCCGTACAACGGTCTCCCGGCCCTCCCACCTGATCACCCCCACGCAGCGGCTGCCGCTATGTATCACATGGGGCATAAACTCTACTTTGAACAACAGCATGCTGCCCTCGAGAGAATGAAACAACATCAAGAAGCGGCTGTGcggcaacagcaacagcagcagcaacagcagcaacagcggCAGCaggagcagcagcagcaacaacaacaacagcagcagcagcaacatcAACGACAGAGTTCGCCACCGCCACCAAGCCAATCTCAGCAACAGAGCCAGAATAACACTGGCCCTTCGACGCCGCAGACGCCGCAAATGCAATCAGCCAGTACGCCCATTCAACATAAAGACTTCCAGGAAAGGTTAAACGTCTTCAGAGGTGCCGCCGCAGCAGCCAGTTCGTCCGGTCCTCATATCACCGGAGCCGATTTGGAAGGCCTGGCGGATATCTTGAAGACGGAAATAACTTCTTCTTTAACGAATCTGATTGACAGCATAGTATCGAGGTTCGTGCAACAGAGGAGGTTTCTCGGTAAACAAACCGAGGCAGCGCAGGCTGCTGCCGAGCAGCTCAATAAGGACCTCCTTTTGGCGAGCCAAATGCTCGAAAGAAAATCGCCCAGGACGAAAGTGGTCGACAGAGGAGCTCCGCAACCACCCGGTGGCCCAAACGGGCCACGGGGGCCCCTCAACGGTGGGCCCCCTCCTCCACAGCCCACGGGGTTTTCGCAAATCGGATCCATAGGTGGTGTGCCCCATGGCCCTCATGCTGGCCCCACGGAAAACAATCTTAATCAGATGAATCAGCTGCCCTCGCACGGAAGGCCGAGCGTTGGAATGTTTCAGACCCCAAAACCGCCGACGATATACGCCATGCAGGCCTCCATGCAGGcgcagcaacaacagcaacacCAACAGCAACATCAGCAGCAACGCGAGCAGCAACAAAGGGAGCAACAACAACGCGACCAATACTGCAATATGAGAGGTGACGAGAGAGAAAACAGGGACTCGGAACAAAATGAGGCCCTGTCGCTTGTCATGACGCCGAAGAAAAAACGTCATAAG GTGACGGATACAAGAATTACTCCCAGAACGGTGTCCAGAATCCTAGCGCAAGAGGGAAACGGATCTCAAGGAGGTAGTGATAGTCCCCCGCCTCCTCCACCACCGAGACCCTACCACGCGCCACCACCGATGCTGCCGGTGTCCCTGCCAACCAGCGTAGCGATACCAAATCCAAGCCTCCACGAGAGTCAAGTGTTCTCGCCCTATTCGCCGTTTTTCAATCCACACGCGAGTCATCCTGGTCAAGTACCACCGCCGGGGCCACATCATTTACCCGCGAGTCCTCCGGGTGGAGGTGTAGAACTCAGGGATTCCCCTCCACTGCCCCATCCGCCGGCGATGTTGCATCCAGCCTTGCTGGCGGCAGCCCAGCACGGTAGTCCGGACTACGGACACCTCAGGATGGACAGCAACGACCGAGCTAGCGACTGCAATTCCGGCGACATCAGCTACGATGGAATTCAGCCTACAATATCCTTTTCTAATACCCATATGCTGAAGAGCGCAATTG atcgCAAAATGACTATTTCCTTAACCGCGGTGAACTCGTCGACGCTGACGCCGATGCATCTGAGGAAGGCGAAGCTGATGTTCTTCTGGGTCAGGTACCCATCCTCGGCCGTCCTTAAGATGTACTTCCCCGACAtcaagtttaataaaaacaatacagCGCAGCTGGTCAAGTGGTTCTCCAACTTCCG
- the LOC139819573 gene encoding homeobox protein prospero isoform X3, which yields MMSSEEETECFALYGATTESKQQQLLKKQKRTRQRVDAGEPRNSYSSIPNFSSRPSFLGGGLYGSIFSGSGPPSHQQQQQPGQQQPQQHHQSQSQQQQQQQLQQQAGATGSQSHLGTATTGPTTQQHSAHAAFGFFGAPGFGPAKMLNELLGRQVKQASDAGGSPPEGGHGMTGAGMDPASNLQPGAVVNCDDPATADLTQHMLRDMLLQGRKLSALGVQEQPNNNNSIHSNNNNNTTAELLKSQHQQSPQQHQQNSDSARSGTVQSGGEESGDGNNVVNNANHSDRDTVMPGDAEDSAEDAASAARAMEEAFAEAGMEPGANLDGSDCEQSLPPSPTAPRSGSVSVKEEMQESMNIKRSPSHSPCPIVPKTETSSPTTEIKRARVENIVSTMRSSPALQPATVNGCKKRKLYQPQQQTVHHVLQHSVNDTMMDDEDESEEEEDPTTIRQKREEKDNLKIQLKMLHEQLAEMQQKYMELSSRMEPDTSESGDAPPSPQHQPQPPPRPPRPHPPPYNGLPALPPDHPHAAAAAMYHMGHKLYFEQQHAALERMKQHQEAAVRQQQQQQQQQQQRQQEQQQQQQQQQQQQHQRQSSPPPPSQSQQQSQNNTGPSTPQTPQMQSASTPIQHKDFQERLNVFRGAAAAASSSGPHITGADLEGLADILKTEITSSLTNLIDSIVSRFVQQRRFLGKQTEAAQAAAEQLNKDLLLASQMLERKSPRTKVVDRGAPQPPGGPNGPRGPLNGGPPPPQPTGFSQIGSIGGVPHGPHAGPTENNLNQMNQLPSHGRPSVGMFQTPKPPTIYAMQASMQAQQQQQHQQQHQQQREQQQREQQQRDQYCNMRGDERENRDSEQNEALSLVMTPKKKRHKVTDTRITPRTVSRILAQEGNGSQGGSDSPPPPPPPRPYHAPPPMLPVSLPTSVAIPNPSLHESQVFSPYSPFFNPHASHPGQVPPPGPHHLPASPPGGGVELRDSPPLPHPPAMLHPALLAAAQHGSPDYGHLRMDSNDRASDCNSGDISYDGIQPTSSTLTPMHLRKAKLMFFWVRYPSSAVLKMYFPDIKFNKNNTAQLVKWFSNFREFYYIQMEKYARQAVSEGVKNVEDLRVGGDSEIYRVLNLHYNRNNHIEVWGPQVPSNFRYVVEQTLKEFFKAIQGGKDSEQSWKKSIYKVISRLDDPVPEYFKSPNFLEQLE from the exons ATGATGTCATCGGAGGAGGAGACCGAGTGTTTCGCCCTCTACGGAGCAACCACGGAAAGCAAGCAACAGCAACTCCTGAAGAAGCAGAAGCGCACCAGACAGCGCGTGGACGCCGGCGAGCCGCGCAACAGCTACTCGAGTATACCGAACTTTAGCTCCCGGCCATCCTTTCTCGGTGGTGGTCTATACGGCTCGATCTTCAGTGGTAGTGGACCGCCGTCACatcaacagcaacagcagccaGGGCAACAACAGCCACAGCAACATCACCAGTCGCAATcgcagcaacaacagcaacaacaactCCAGCAACAGGCTGGAGCGACTGGCAGTCAAAGTCATTTAGGTACAGCTACGACGGGTCCTACAACCCAGCAGCATTCCGCCCACGCGGCCTTCGGCTTCTTCGGGGCTCCGGGCTTCGGCCCCGCCAAGATGCTGAACGAGTTATTAGGAAGGCAGGTCAAACAGGCCAGTGACGCTGGCGGATCCCCGCCAGAGGGCGGTCACGGGATGACCGGTGCCGGCATGGATCCCGCCTCGAATTTGCAACCGGGCGCCGTGGTTAATTGTGATGATCCCGCCACGGCTGATCTCACGCAGCACATGTTACGCGACATGCTTCTGCAGGGGCGTAAACTCTCCGCTCTCGGCGTGCAGGAGCAGCCGAACAATAACAACAGTATACAcagtaataacaataacaatactACCGCGGAATTACTTAAATCACAGCATCAGCAGAGTCCCCAACAGCATCAACAAAATAGTGATAGTGCGCGTAGTGGAACAGTGCAGAGTGGCGGGGAAGAGAGTGGTGATGGTAATAACGTCGTGAATAACGCGAATCACAGTGACCGCGATACCGTGATGCCGGGCGATGCTGAGGACAGCGCTGAGGATGCTGCCTCTGCGGCACGCGCGATGGAGGAAGCCTTTGCCGAGGCCGGTATGGAACCGGGGGCGAACTTGGACGGATCGGATTGCGAGCAGAGCCTGCCTCCTAGCCCAACGGCACCAAGATCGGGCTCGGTCTCCGTCAAGGAAGAGATGCAGGAGTCGATGAATATCAAACGTAGCCCCAGTCACTCTCCTTGTCCGATCGTGCCGAAGACCGAGACGAGCTCTCCAACGACGGAGATTAAACGCGCCCGCGTGGAGAACATCGTCAGCACGATGCGCAGTAGCCCAGCGCTTCAGCCAGCAACGGTGAACGGTTGCAAGAAGCGCAAGCTCTATCAACCTCAGCAACAGACAGTGCATCACGTTCTCCAGCATAGTGTCAACGATACCATGATGGACGACGAAGACGAgagcgaggaggaggaggaccCGACGACGATCAGGCAGAAACGGGAGGAGAaagataatttgaaaatacaaTTGAAAATGCTGCACGAGCAATTGGCGGAGATGCAACAAAAGTACATGGAGCTCTCCAGTAGAATGGAGCCAGATACAAGTGAGAGCGGTGATGCGCCACCCAGTCCTCAGCATCAACCGCAACCACCACCGAGGCCACCACGACCTCATCCACCGCCGTACAACGGTCTCCCGGCCCTCCCACCTGATCACCCCCACGCAGCGGCTGCCGCTATGTATCACATGGGGCATAAACTCTACTTTGAACAACAGCATGCTGCCCTCGAGAGAATGAAACAACATCAAGAAGCGGCTGTGcggcaacagcaacagcagcagcaacagcagcaacagcggCAGCaggagcagcagcagcaacaacaacaacagcagcagcagcaacatcAACGACAGAGTTCGCCACCGCCACCAAGCCAATCTCAGCAACAGAGCCAGAATAACACTGGCCCTTCGACGCCGCAGACGCCGCAAATGCAATCAGCCAGTACGCCCATTCAACATAAAGACTTCCAGGAAAGGTTAAACGTCTTCAGAGGTGCCGCCGCAGCAGCCAGTTCGTCCGGTCCTCATATCACCGGAGCCGATTTGGAAGGCCTGGCGGATATCTTGAAGACGGAAATAACTTCTTCTTTAACGAATCTGATTGACAGCATAGTATCGAGGTTCGTGCAACAGAGGAGGTTTCTCGGTAAACAAACCGAGGCAGCGCAGGCTGCTGCCGAGCAGCTCAATAAGGACCTCCTTTTGGCGAGCCAAATGCTCGAAAGAAAATCGCCCAGGACGAAAGTGGTCGACAGAGGAGCTCCGCAACCACCCGGTGGCCCAAACGGGCCACGGGGGCCCCTCAACGGTGGGCCCCCTCCTCCACAGCCCACGGGGTTTTCGCAAATCGGATCCATAGGTGGTGTGCCCCATGGCCCTCATGCTGGCCCCACGGAAAACAATCTTAATCAGATGAATCAGCTGCCCTCGCACGGAAGGCCGAGCGTTGGAATGTTTCAGACCCCAAAACCGCCGACGATATACGCCATGCAGGCCTCCATGCAGGcgcagcaacaacagcaacacCAACAGCAACATCAGCAGCAACGCGAGCAGCAACAAAGGGAGCAACAACAACGCGACCAATACTGCAATATGAGAGGTGACGAGAGAGAAAACAGGGACTCGGAACAAAATGAGGCCCTGTCGCTTGTCATGACGCCGAAGAAAAAACGTCATAAG GTGACGGATACAAGAATTACTCCCAGAACGGTGTCCAGAATCCTAGCGCAAGAGGGAAACGGATCTCAAGGAGGTAGTGATAGTCCCCCGCCTCCTCCACCACCGAGACCCTACCACGCGCCACCACCGATGCTGCCGGTGTCCCTGCCAACCAGCGTAGCGATACCAAATCCAAGCCTCCACGAGAGTCAAGTGTTCTCGCCCTATTCGCCGTTTTTCAATCCACACGCGAGTCATCCTGGTCAAGTACCACCGCCGGGGCCACATCATTTACCCGCGAGTCCTCCGGGTGGAGGTGTAGAACTCAGGGATTCCCCTCCACTGCCCCATCCGCCGGCGATGTTGCATCCAGCCTTGCTGGCGGCAGCCCAGCACGGTAGTCCGGACTACGGACACCTCAGGATGGACAGCAACGACCGAGCTAGCGACTGCAATTCCGGCGACATCAGCTACGATGGAATTCAGCCTACA TCGTCGACGCTGACGCCGATGCATCTGAGGAAGGCGAAGCTGATGTTCTTCTGGGTCAGGTACCCATCCTCGGCCGTCCTTAAGATGTACTTCCCCGACAtcaagtttaataaaaacaatacagCGCAGCTGGTCAAGTGGTTCTCCAACTTCCG
- the LOC139819573 gene encoding homeobox protein prospero isoform X4, producing the protein MMSSEEETECFALYGATTESKQQQLLKKQKRTRQRVDAGEPRNSYSSIPNFSSRPSFLGGGLYGSIFSGSGPPSHQQQQQPGQQQPQQHHQSQSQQQQQQQLQQQAGATGSQSHLGTATTGPTTQQHSAHAAFGFFGAPGFGPAKMLNELLGRQVKQASDAGGSPPEGGHGMTGAGMDPASNLQPGAVVNCDDPATADLTQHMLRDMLLQGRKLSALGVQEQPNNNNSIHSNNNNNTTAELLKSQHQQSPQQHQQNSDSARSGTVQSGGEESGDGNNVVNNANHSDRDTVMPGDAEDSAEDAASAARAMEEAFAEAGMEPGANLDGSDCEQSLPPSPTAPRSGSVSVKEEMQESMNIKRSPSHSPCPIVPKTETSSPTTEIKRARVENIVSTMRSSPALQPATVNGCKKRKLYQPQQQTVHHVLQHSVNDTMMDDEDESEEEEDPTTIRQKREEKDNLKIQLKMLHEQLAEMQQKYMELSSRMEPDTSESGDAPPSPQHQPQPPPRPPRPHPPPYNGLPALPPDHPHAAAAAMYHMGHKLYFEQQHAALERMKQHQEAAVRQQQQQQQQQQQRQQEQQQQQQQQQQQQHQRQSSPPPPSQSQQQSQNNTGPSTPQTPQMQSASTPIQHKDFQERLNVFRGAAAAASSSGPHITGADLEGLADILKTEITSSLTNLIDSIVSRFVQQRRFLGKQTEAAQAAAEQLNKDLLLASQMLERKSPRTKVVDRGAPQPPGGPNGPRGPLNGGPPPPQPTGFSQIGSIGGVPHGPHAGPTENNLNQMNQLPSHGRPSVGMFQTPKPPTIYAMQASMQAQQQQQHQQQHQQQREQQQREQQQRDQYCNMRGDERENRDSEQNEALSLVMTPKKKRHKVTDTRITPRTVSRILAQEGNGSQGGSDSPPPPPPPRPYHAPPPMLPVSLPTSVAIPNPSLHESQVFSPYSPFFNPHASHPGQVPPPGPHHLPASPPGGGVELRDSPPLPHPPAMLHPALLAAAQHGSPDYGHLRMDSNDRASDCNSGDISYDGIQPTSSTLTPMHLRKAKLMFFWVRYPSSAVLKMYFPDIKFNKNNTAQLVKWFSNFREFYYIQMEKYARQAVSEGVKNVEDLRVGGDSEIYRVLNLHYNRNNHIEVPSNFRYVVEQTLKEFFKAIQGGKDSEQSWKKSIYKVISRLDDPVPEYFKSPNFLEQLE; encoded by the exons ATGATGTCATCGGAGGAGGAGACCGAGTGTTTCGCCCTCTACGGAGCAACCACGGAAAGCAAGCAACAGCAACTCCTGAAGAAGCAGAAGCGCACCAGACAGCGCGTGGACGCCGGCGAGCCGCGCAACAGCTACTCGAGTATACCGAACTTTAGCTCCCGGCCATCCTTTCTCGGTGGTGGTCTATACGGCTCGATCTTCAGTGGTAGTGGACCGCCGTCACatcaacagcaacagcagccaGGGCAACAACAGCCACAGCAACATCACCAGTCGCAATcgcagcaacaacagcaacaacaactCCAGCAACAGGCTGGAGCGACTGGCAGTCAAAGTCATTTAGGTACAGCTACGACGGGTCCTACAACCCAGCAGCATTCCGCCCACGCGGCCTTCGGCTTCTTCGGGGCTCCGGGCTTCGGCCCCGCCAAGATGCTGAACGAGTTATTAGGAAGGCAGGTCAAACAGGCCAGTGACGCTGGCGGATCCCCGCCAGAGGGCGGTCACGGGATGACCGGTGCCGGCATGGATCCCGCCTCGAATTTGCAACCGGGCGCCGTGGTTAATTGTGATGATCCCGCCACGGCTGATCTCACGCAGCACATGTTACGCGACATGCTTCTGCAGGGGCGTAAACTCTCCGCTCTCGGCGTGCAGGAGCAGCCGAACAATAACAACAGTATACAcagtaataacaataacaatactACCGCGGAATTACTTAAATCACAGCATCAGCAGAGTCCCCAACAGCATCAACAAAATAGTGATAGTGCGCGTAGTGGAACAGTGCAGAGTGGCGGGGAAGAGAGTGGTGATGGTAATAACGTCGTGAATAACGCGAATCACAGTGACCGCGATACCGTGATGCCGGGCGATGCTGAGGACAGCGCTGAGGATGCTGCCTCTGCGGCACGCGCGATGGAGGAAGCCTTTGCCGAGGCCGGTATGGAACCGGGGGCGAACTTGGACGGATCGGATTGCGAGCAGAGCCTGCCTCCTAGCCCAACGGCACCAAGATCGGGCTCGGTCTCCGTCAAGGAAGAGATGCAGGAGTCGATGAATATCAAACGTAGCCCCAGTCACTCTCCTTGTCCGATCGTGCCGAAGACCGAGACGAGCTCTCCAACGACGGAGATTAAACGCGCCCGCGTGGAGAACATCGTCAGCACGATGCGCAGTAGCCCAGCGCTTCAGCCAGCAACGGTGAACGGTTGCAAGAAGCGCAAGCTCTATCAACCTCAGCAACAGACAGTGCATCACGTTCTCCAGCATAGTGTCAACGATACCATGATGGACGACGAAGACGAgagcgaggaggaggaggaccCGACGACGATCAGGCAGAAACGGGAGGAGAaagataatttgaaaatacaaTTGAAAATGCTGCACGAGCAATTGGCGGAGATGCAACAAAAGTACATGGAGCTCTCCAGTAGAATGGAGCCAGATACAAGTGAGAGCGGTGATGCGCCACCCAGTCCTCAGCATCAACCGCAACCACCACCGAGGCCACCACGACCTCATCCACCGCCGTACAACGGTCTCCCGGCCCTCCCACCTGATCACCCCCACGCAGCGGCTGCCGCTATGTATCACATGGGGCATAAACTCTACTTTGAACAACAGCATGCTGCCCTCGAGAGAATGAAACAACATCAAGAAGCGGCTGTGcggcaacagcaacagcagcagcaacagcagcaacagcggCAGCaggagcagcagcagcaacaacaacaacagcagcagcagcaacatcAACGACAGAGTTCGCCACCGCCACCAAGCCAATCTCAGCAACAGAGCCAGAATAACACTGGCCCTTCGACGCCGCAGACGCCGCAAATGCAATCAGCCAGTACGCCCATTCAACATAAAGACTTCCAGGAAAGGTTAAACGTCTTCAGAGGTGCCGCCGCAGCAGCCAGTTCGTCCGGTCCTCATATCACCGGAGCCGATTTGGAAGGCCTGGCGGATATCTTGAAGACGGAAATAACTTCTTCTTTAACGAATCTGATTGACAGCATAGTATCGAGGTTCGTGCAACAGAGGAGGTTTCTCGGTAAACAAACCGAGGCAGCGCAGGCTGCTGCCGAGCAGCTCAATAAGGACCTCCTTTTGGCGAGCCAAATGCTCGAAAGAAAATCGCCCAGGACGAAAGTGGTCGACAGAGGAGCTCCGCAACCACCCGGTGGCCCAAACGGGCCACGGGGGCCCCTCAACGGTGGGCCCCCTCCTCCACAGCCCACGGGGTTTTCGCAAATCGGATCCATAGGTGGTGTGCCCCATGGCCCTCATGCTGGCCCCACGGAAAACAATCTTAATCAGATGAATCAGCTGCCCTCGCACGGAAGGCCGAGCGTTGGAATGTTTCAGACCCCAAAACCGCCGACGATATACGCCATGCAGGCCTCCATGCAGGcgcagcaacaacagcaacacCAACAGCAACATCAGCAGCAACGCGAGCAGCAACAAAGGGAGCAACAACAACGCGACCAATACTGCAATATGAGAGGTGACGAGAGAGAAAACAGGGACTCGGAACAAAATGAGGCCCTGTCGCTTGTCATGACGCCGAAGAAAAAACGTCATAAG GTGACGGATACAAGAATTACTCCCAGAACGGTGTCCAGAATCCTAGCGCAAGAGGGAAACGGATCTCAAGGAGGTAGTGATAGTCCCCCGCCTCCTCCACCACCGAGACCCTACCACGCGCCACCACCGATGCTGCCGGTGTCCCTGCCAACCAGCGTAGCGATACCAAATCCAAGCCTCCACGAGAGTCAAGTGTTCTCGCCCTATTCGCCGTTTTTCAATCCACACGCGAGTCATCCTGGTCAAGTACCACCGCCGGGGCCACATCATTTACCCGCGAGTCCTCCGGGTGGAGGTGTAGAACTCAGGGATTCCCCTCCACTGCCCCATCCGCCGGCGATGTTGCATCCAGCCTTGCTGGCGGCAGCCCAGCACGGTAGTCCGGACTACGGACACCTCAGGATGGACAGCAACGACCGAGCTAGCGACTGCAATTCCGGCGACATCAGCTACGATGGAATTCAGCCTACA TCGTCGACGCTGACGCCGATGCATCTGAGGAAGGCGAAGCTGATGTTCTTCTGGGTCAGGTACCCATCCTCGGCCGTCCTTAAGATGTACTTCCCCGACAtcaagtttaataaaaacaatacagCGCAGCTGGTCAAGTGGTTCTCCAACTTCCG